CAGTGTAAACCACTAGTTTTCCGCAGCGTTTTTGTGGATTCGTCACAGGGTCGTCGTCAAGGGGTATTATATACAtacactctcttttttttaatatatatatacatacactctTAACCTTTAAATAGTTGAACAAATCTAGTGACTCGATGAAGCAAGACTAAAAACTTCTGATAATGACTTTGTGTAACAGAGAGTAGGACCAGATCATGTTGACATCATCACATTCTACAACGATGTTTTTATCCCAGCGGTAAAGCCGTTGCTGGTGGAGATAGTTCCTGTGAAGAAGGGCCAGGCCGTGGAGGCCAATAATAATCCTGAAGGTAGTTAAGAAAATGCTAAGGTTATTGTTAGACGTGAGCTTTATAGTTAAATGATTGTCTTGTATTGGATTCTGCAGGTCATTGTCCTGGATCGCCAAAGGTGTCGGTGTTTCCTAGTGTTCCAGACATGTCTCCTAAAAAAGTATCTGCTGTGCACAATGTGTACGTTTCTCCCCTAAGAGGATCAAAGGTAAAGAGATCCTAGTACTTGAACTCTTTTTATCATGATATTACTTTTGGCTAACCGTTTATGTGTTTGTAGATGGATGCTCTTATCTCACACAGCTCAAAGAGTTACTACGCTTGTGTTGGAGAGAGCACACATGCTTACCAGAGCCCTTCAAAAGACTTATCTGCCATCAACAACCGCTTGAacaagtaagttttttttttttaaacatctctctcatcagcttcttcttcttccatataTGCACAAGACCAACAACCCATCTCATTTTTAGCAGCAACAACAGCAGCAACCGCAAGAGGACTCTTAAGTTTGACGTAGAAGCAGGACTGGTTAGCGATTCCATGGTAGGAAACAGTCTTTACCAACAAAACCAAAATGAGACCGATGcttcaaatcaaaaccaaaatggAAGTGAtgcgtcgtcctcaggtggtgcTCCCTTTAAAACCGAGCCACAAGATTGATAAGAGTATCAAACAAGGCCAGCTTGTCTTCACTTGATTgtacattattttcatatagaGTTTGCTTTTTCTACGTTTAGCTTTCTGGTGATCACCTCAGGGCCTCAGGCTATGAGCGGatggatcttttttttattgtttttctctTTCCCATTAATCAACATTAAGTCTGTTTTAATAAGCGTTAATAAATATGTTATCAACAGTGGACACTTTACATATTATTACTGCTAACGAGTAACGACTAGTCTTATTGAGACAATTTCTAATGAATTACTTTTTTGAAAGtagaataattttataatgaagttgattttttattctaaagGTATTCTACTTtagagttaaaaataaaatgttgaacaaaaaaataaatgaattaatatatgtatgaagCAAACCTCTTTTTTATTGTATAATATAGTgagaaaataaatagaataagaacatttttactccaaaaatatttattttagtgaaaGTAGAACGGAAAGAAATGCTCTAAACCGTCTAGTACTGTTTCGTCTAGAATAATTATCGATATAGCGATTAAACCGAAATCCATTTGGCTCAATCAAAATCTGACTTTAACCAGAGATTAAACCGAAAATTGAGATCATTACGACTGGTTCAATgggtgaaacgacgtcgttacGTCGTCTACCATTTCAGATGtttgttttctctgtttctcCTCGCATAATCGATTAAGCAGCGTGTAGAGATCAGAGATGGCGGCACCATTCACGTTGAGGAAGATCGGAGTTCCGCCGAACTCAGCGAACCTGACGGAAGCTCGCCGCCGCGTGTTCGATTTCTTCAGAGCTGCGTGTAGATCCATCCCCACCATCATGGACATTTACAATCTCCAAGACGTCGTCGCGCCTTCTCAGCTCCGCTTCGCAATCTCTGCTCAGATTCGGAACAACGCTCACGTCACCGACCCTAAGGTACGTACCTCCCCTAATCTCACTCTGATCAATTTCTtgttaatttgattatttatttgatGTTTAGGAGATTGACTTTGCGTTCTATTGCACTGTTGActttgtttaattgttttgaaAGTTGAAAGCTTTTCCCTTTAGAGTTTAACTGTTATCTGTGTTTGAAAGTTGAAAGCTTTACCTTCGACGTTTAGGATTTTTGAAAGTAGCTTATGCCATTAGAGACTTAATCTTCTTGGGTAGTGGAATCTTATGGATAATGAAGTGTTGTGTGGATTGGTTGCTGGGTAGAGAGGTTTCTCTGAGCAAAAAGGTGGGAGCTTTACTCGTTACTCCCTGCTAAAAGCTTTGCTACCATTTGGTTCCTTCTGTATGTGAAGTCCATATGCAGCAGAACCTGCTATGACaataataaatgttttcttTCTATTTGGTGCCCTATGTTAAGATTTGCTTGTGTGGCGGTTTGTTTGAATTGTGAACCTTCAGTTGAAAGCATCTTCTTTGTGTTTGGGTGCATTGATCTCGTGGCTCTCTTTGTTAAGTGCTTTTAGAATGCCATTGCTATCTGTAGTATTCCTGAAGAAAATGTGTTGATTGCGTCTTCAGGTGATTGATCTTCTTCTATTCAAGGGAATGGAAGAGCTGACTGACATAGTTGATCACGCAAAGCAGCGTCACCACATCATCGGTCAGTACGTGGTTGGTGAAGGGCTCGTGCAGAATACTGGAAGCAAGGATCAAGGAAAGTCTGATTTTCTCAAGAATTTCTACACCAGCAACTACTTTTGAACTGGTGATTGTTTTCTCTACTTGTTTTGTCATGCTACCAATATCTATGGTTCCAGTATTGTATTTTCAAACCTTAGGAAGAAGTCTTCttcctaaaaataataattagaccTTTTCATTTGTATGAATCCTCTCTAAGCTTATCTGTGACAGTGTTTGCTCTGCAAATAGATACAtaatcttctctcttcttttcttataaTTTGCAGTTTAAATTGAATTTGTCTGTTTTGACTTTTGATCATCATACAATCAAGTTCCTGAAAGTATCCCATCTTCTGTCATGTTGGTTACTACCACCTTACACTGATAAATCTATTCCCTCTCAATATTCAAACACTATGAACAATCACTCTCTCTCTAGAAACTACACAACCTTATTAGCTAAAGATTACAGCACAAAACACAATCTCAGGAAACCATTTGTCAAACTCTGCAGTCTTCTTTCCCAAAATATTGCCCTTTGGTAAGAATCTGAGAAGAAGGCCTTTTGCTTTGTGATCTCTTGGAAGGAGTATCCTTTACCGAATTGAGTTGTAAGATTATGTATAGAGAGCTGAGCAAAGCACTATTCCTCACTCTCTTGGCCGGGCAAGCCACAAGGAGCTAAGAGCACGTAGTCGAGACGTATAATCATGTATAGCAAGAAGAGCACGAGCTGACTGACGCGTTGTCAACACTCTAATCATCTGTTGCAGAGTCTGCAGCCTCAAGTTATCAGCCTGTCGGATGAATCCTTCCAATGTACCTAACTGCCCCATCGCCATTGCCATCTGACCCATATAGCTCGCAACATTATCAGATGAACTTGAACCAAGAGTTCCACTAGATAAAGTATCAGCTAACGACTGCTGTAAACTCTCCATCCCTTGAGACAACGCATCTTCAGCCTGCTGGGACGTCTGCTGCAAGCTATTTAAGCCCATCACCTGTCGTTCCGTCATTGGCTCCAGCTGATTCGCAAGAAGCTGCCGTCAAAAGTTTTGAAACCCATTATTAGAGTTTGTTTTACTGCATCAAAGATTCTCTGAGAGCTCAAACCTTGAGAAGTTCGGATGAACGGAACCCGCCAAGCCACAAGAAACATCTCTCGGCTGGTGTTTTCCACATTCCGGAGAGTAAGTGGAAGACATCATTCTTGGCTGCGTTGCTCTTGATCCTGAAAAGCTCCTCGTAGTGAGTCATCACTCCGTCCACAATTATCAGGAGCTCAGCATCGCCTGCGTGAGCGTTCAGAGCAGATCTCAGCTCGTTCATTTGCCTGTTCTTTTCTTCAAGCCATCGTGAATGTTCCGCGTCAAATGCCAAAGCCCCTGCAAAAGATAAGTGCACCTTTCAGACCTAAGCCTACACCAACTCTAACTATATGGAGAATCAGTAACTTTAGTTTCCCATTCAGATGTTCACTGACTCTTGAAACCGTTGAATCTAAATAAGCCTTAGCATATTTGCCATTATATGACTTATGAAACCAATCAAATCAAGACACTAGAGAATGGAGTATATGCAACTATCTTTCCTATAAATTACAAGCCAAAAGATTAATATTGAAACTAActgaggaagaaaagaaaataccATTTCCACCAGTAGAATGGGCTTGGTCTCCTGAGCTTGAGATGAAAACCCCCTAAGAACGTTAAACTCTTTTATCACTTGTGCATGCAAAAGTTAGACATATAAAGTCATGACATAGAATCTTATAAGAAGCAGAAAAGCCTATGGATTACCAACCAAAACTATCAGCTAAACCAAGACTCTACTAACTGATTAACCGTCTGTGGCATTAGGCCTTAGTCTCTTCTATATTCCTCATTGAGATTTACTTATCAGAGTCTTACTTCATCTAATCCAAGACTCTAATACCTGTTGCCTTGCTCGTTGCAGCTCCTGTTCAAGTTGAGTCAACTTCAATCGGCTGTTCTCCAGCTGCTGAACATAAGCCTATAGAAGAAACAGTAACATGTTTCAAGGTAATGGCAAACAAGTATTTTTTCTAGAGAAGTTGCAAAAGGAAGTAGCAAAAGCAAAGATATATACCTTCTTCCTCAGTCTGCTTTTCCTTGCTGCCTCTCGATTTTGAGCAAGCCTACGCAGAGTCTATGGAACAtaataagaaaaaggaaacaaaatagaTTATGCATATATGAACAATATAGACAGACACATGTTGATTTACAGAGATGAATATAATCACCTTCTGATCTAACTTATCCTTTGATCCACTGGAATCAGAAGCAACCGCAAGCATCGTTTGCCCTCTATCAGACTGCATGTAATTAAACATCAGGAATTAGCATGacattataaagaaaataataaaataatgaaacgaTTTTAGAGCCAGATTACGAGCTAACCCCCAGATCTCTAGGATCTGTGTCGCCATCAGTTGAGACATCAGTCCTTGAACTTGTATCAGCCATCAGTTGAGACATCTGTTCTTGCACTTATACTTGATGCAGTTACTCTCCACTTGTGCAGGCACTACTCTTAGCTTGTGATTCAAAGTACACTAACAAGAGATCAAGATACCGGTTCAGTAAAACCGGTTTAACTCACACTGCAGTAGCTTAACTACAGACTTGAGCCTCTTAATTAGGAATCAAACCTTAATTAGGAAATAGATTGGGCGGTTTATGTACTTAAATCTATCACAAAAGCGAGAATTCAAAATATCTGTTCTTTTCTaacataattaaaattcaaaatcatattaaaattcaaaacaaaagctTGAAACTTTTTTTGATCTTCTCTGAAAGTCAACTTCGTCTTAAGTCCCAAGGCAAAGCAAAAGTGAAAAGGGTAAAGCTTTCTGATGACTAAAGCAAAATAAAGAACGAGGAAACTCAAAAAAACGTGAGCTAAAAGAGTTTGAGGAAGAAGCTGACCTTTTAAAAGTGTCGGAGTAAAAAAAGGTTGTCTGAAATCGGATTTTGAAGGAAGAGAGCAGAGAGACACGATCTGTAATTTCAATCTCCGAGACGTCGTTTTGTCTACTAACCCACCACCATCGTCAAATGAACATCgatcaaattttacaaaataaataaacccTGTACTATTCTCATTAGCCGCAAAAGAActctatgttttcaaattacAAAACCACCCCCAAGAGCTGATAAAAACAAGGGAATTAATTTTGGCTGTAATCGGCGGCTGTTTTGCTCTCACGTGCAAACTGCAAAGCACTTTACACGCGACTTTGTCCCTTCTACGTACCTCATCACGTGCCCAAGTAGAGATGAGCAACTGAAAGATAAGATTACCGTAAACCCCCTTACCAACTCGGTTTAATTTTCGGTACGATATGGCAATCGATCGGTTTGTATGGTTAAACTGATACCAACTGAAAAAGATtccatctttctttcttcttttgtcaaCGCCTCTGCTTTTAAATGTAAAGATGATTTGTAAATTGTAAcactcaaaaaagaaaaactctctGCCTTGCTTTTGAGCTTGAAACCGGGTCATGTTCTCTCTTCATCTTACTCTTTATATTTTGCATGCATCTTTGTTCGTAGTTTTGGAGTTTAGTCATTAGGGTTCATAGGAGTTGGTGAGGCTAGATGAAGATCAACTGTTTTAATACTACTTTATTAACAACAAGTTATTAAGTTATATATGCCCAACGTTACTAGtggttttttcaaaataatactatTGTATAAAAGAGTGAACCCCTGACACTGACATACTAAAGACTAATGGtcattgtttaaaattaaaactcatGCACAGATGCTAACCTTTTCCacacaaaatatgttttaaacagATAAGATCTTTATCTAGAGAAGGAAAGATTAAACCGGAGCCATAATCGGTTTAGAGACTGACCGAACTGAAAAGCTTCCGCATCTTTTTATGGGTCAACGACCATGtttttttaagtatatataGATGTTTGTCTAACACTCAAAATACTCAAGAAAACTAATGGGTTCTTGGATACTCAAGTCGCTGCTCCTACAACTTCTATTTGTGTTGATTCAGCATCATGCTGATGCAAGTTCAATCATCAGATATCTTCCAGGTTTTGAAGGCCCTCTTCCTTTTGAGCTTGAAACTGGGTATatccttcttcatcttattatttataattatattatagtcTTATAGACTGTATGACTCTAGAGGTTGTGAGTTAAATGATTCAGGTACATAGGAGTTAGTGAAGCAGAGGAAGATCAGTTGTTCTACTACTTCATTAAATCCGAGAACAATCCAAAAACAGACCCTCTTCTTGTCTGGTTAACTGGAGGACCTGGCTGCTCTTCTTTCTCTGGACTTGTTTATGAGAATGGTAAAAATCTTTAagtcttccttcttcttttgtCTCCACAGAATAAGTCAATGACTTGTTTGTAATGCAAAAATCAGGACCTCTTGCTTTTAAGGTGGAGATATACAACGGAAGTATCCCATCTTTGGTCTCTACTACATATTCATGGACTAAGGTAACAACAGTAAGTTGTATTTCTATCTTCCatcttcaaattttaatatcATTTCTTGATTTTCAGGTGgcgaatataatatatttggatCAACCTGTTGGAGCTGGCTTCTCCTACTCAAGAAACCTATATGCTGATATACCAAGTGACACTGGATCAGTTAAGCGGGTCGATGAGTTTGTCCGTAAGGTAAACAGTCTGTCTTTATGCTTAgacttttagatatttttttgttatttatttataatgattCCTGTcagttcaaaaaataatattaacagtacatttaaacaaaatttaattaaaagaaaaaattgggGGTTCAACTGGTCCACTTGAACATGCTAATAGATGGCCTTGAGTATTGTGTAGTGGCTAGCCAAGCATCCTGAGTATTCCTCAAACCCTTTCTATGTCACCGGAAACTCTTATTCCGGTAAGGTGATTCCGGCCATCGTTCAAGAAATGTCAAAGGGTAAGTGTTTTGTCATTTCAATCCCCTATGCAAACCCTTTTGCTTTGACTCTTGTTTCTTAATCAATCACAGGAAATTGTTTATGCTGCAAACCTCAAATAAATCTTCAGGTTCATCACTATTTTGCTTGCTTGCTGCCTACGTTATTTCCATATATACTTTATCAAGCACTAAGGATTTaaagtgtttttgttttctcctcCAACAACAACAGGGCTATGTGCTCGGAAACCCGGTAACGGACTTTGATCTTGACAATAACACTCGTGTTCCATTTGCTCATGGAATGGCACTCATCTCTGATGAACTCTATGAGGttaccaattacaaaatattttgtctctctttttgccacaaataaaataattaaggaaCCAAATCTTACTTTTGTAGTCAATGAAGATAAGCTGTGGAGAAAAGTATGTTAATGTAGATCCTCTTAACACAGAATGCTTGAAACTCATTGAAGAGTTCAAGCAGGTATGCACATTCTGAATGAAGTGTTTTTGAAATTGCGAAATAACGGTAAACAAGTTCACTAACTTAGAATTTGTGGTTTTATCTACAGAGTGTTTCTAGAATATATGACGAGCTTGTCCTAGATACTAATTGTGACACTACATCTCCTGATTGCTATGTAAGTAACTTTAAATCAAATGCAAACCACAAGTAACCACTAGAGAAGAGAATATTGACAAGGTTGCTTGTTGCAGACGTATAGGTATTTATTATCAGAATATTGGGCTAATAACGAGAGCGTACGTAGAGCACTTGGAGTGGTGAAGGTATGTGATAAAGTTTATATTATCATACATCATTGGTACCACAATCTGATGTAAGATGCTTTTTTGATTAGCAGGGGACTACAGAGAAATGGGAACGTTGTAATTATAACGTGCAGTGCAAGCAAGACATTAAAAGCAGCATACCACACCATCTTAGTAACAGCATTGCAGGCTATAGATCTCTCATCTTCAGGTATACAACTCCTTTTTACAAGCATGCGCTTCATTAAATATGTGTTTTGTAACAATGG
The Brassica napus cultivar Da-Ae chromosome A1, Da-Ae, whole genome shotgun sequence DNA segment above includes these coding regions:
- the LOC106367486 gene encoding NADH dehydrogenase [ubiquinone] 1 alpha subcomplex subunit 6; this translates as MAAPFTLRKIGVPPNSANLTEARRRVFDFFRAACRSIPTIMDIYNLQDVVAPSQLRFAISAQIRNNAHVTDPKVIDLLLFKGMEELTDIVDHAKQRHHIIGQYVVGEGLVQNTGSKDQGKSDFLKNFYTSNYF
- the LOC106351867 gene encoding transcription factor TGA6 isoform X2, with amino-acid sequence MLAVASDSSGSKDKLDQKTLRRLAQNREAARKSRLRKKAYVQQLENSRLKLTQLEQELQRARQQGVFISSSGDQAHSTGGNGALAFDAEHSRWLEEKNRQMNELRSALNAHAGDAELLIIVDGVMTHYEELFRIKSNAAKNDVFHLLSGMWKTPAERCFLWLGGFRSSELLKLLANQLEPMTERQVMGLNSLQQTSQQAEDALSQGMESLQQSLADTLSSGTLGSSSSDNVASYMGQMAMAMGQLGTLEGFIRQADNLRLQTLQQMIRVLTTRQSARALLAIHDYTSRLRALSSLWLARPRE
- the LOC106351867 gene encoding transcription factor TGA6 isoform X1, yielding MSQLMADTSSRTDVSTDGDTDPRDLGSDRGQTMLAVASDSSGSKDKLDQKTLRRLAQNREAARKSRLRKKAYVQQLENSRLKLTQLEQELQRARQQGVFISSSGDQAHSTGGNGALAFDAEHSRWLEEKNRQMNELRSALNAHAGDAELLIIVDGVMTHYEELFRIKSNAAKNDVFHLLSGMWKTPAERCFLWLGGFRSSELLKLLANQLEPMTERQVMGLNSLQQTSQQAEDALSQGMESLQQSLADTLSSGTLGSSSSDNVASYMGQMAMAMGQLGTLEGFIRQADNLRLQTLQQMIRVLTTRQSARALLAIHDYTSRLRALSSLWLARPRE
- the LOC106351840 gene encoding serine carboxypeptidase-like 15 isoform X2 — translated: MGSWILKSLLLQLLFVLIQHHADASSIIRYLPGFEGPLPFELETGYIGVSEAEEDQLFYYFIKSENNPKTDPLLVWLTGGPGCSSFSGLVYENGPLAFKVEIYNGSIPSLVSTTYSWTKVANIIYLDQPVGAGFSYSRNLYADIPSDTGSVKRVDEFVRKWLAKHPEYSSNPFYVTGNSYSGKVIPAIVQEMSKGNCLCCKPQINLQGYVLGNPVTDFDLDNNTRVPFAHGMALISDELYESMKISCGEKYVNVDPLNTECLKLIEEFKQSVSRIYDELVLDTNCDTTSPDCYTYRYLLSEYWANNESVRRALGVVKGTTEKWERCNYNVQCKQDIKSSIPHHLSNSIAGYRSLIFSGDHDMSIPFVSTRAWIKSLNYSVIDKWRPWMILDKVAGYTTTYANKMTFATVKGGGHTLEYKPEENTIMFKRWISGQPL
- the LOC106351840 gene encoding serine carboxypeptidase-like 15 isoform X1, whose translation is MGSWILKSLLLQLLFVLIQHHADASSIIRYLPGFEGPLPFELETGYIGVSEAEEDQLFYYFIKSENNPKTDPLLVWLTGGPGCSSFSGLVYENGPLAFKVEIYNGSIPSLVSTTYSWTKVTTVSCISIFHLQILISFLDFQVANIIYLDQPVGAGFSYSRNLYADIPSDTGSVKRVDEFVRKWLAKHPEYSSNPFYVTGNSYSGKVIPAIVQEMSKGNCLCCKPQINLQGYVLGNPVTDFDLDNNTRVPFAHGMALISDELYESMKISCGEKYVNVDPLNTECLKLIEEFKQSVSRIYDELVLDTNCDTTSPDCYTYRYLLSEYWANNESVRRALGVVKGTTEKWERCNYNVQCKQDIKSSIPHHLSNSIAGYRSLIFSGDHDMSIPFVSTRAWIKSLNYSVIDKWRPWMILDKVAGYTTTYANKMTFATVKGGGHTLEYKPEENTIMFKRWISGQPL